Proteins from a genomic interval of Dunckerocampus dactyliophorus isolate RoL2022-P2 chromosome 5, RoL_Ddac_1.1, whole genome shotgun sequence:
- the LOC129181855 gene encoding C-Jun-amino-terminal kinase-interacting protein 1-like encodes MDKYRPKRPTTLALMPQRAQAGTQDTINNNSLGKKDSWKDSRSSSPHITGDRTQPDSQPKAEDKVRPCTRRPAPKAPTSNGSNSRASSQAAAGGTHVRPREREPTGATHTQSFSTPSSQRRGGAVGGGRGRGGGRGAGAMRERNLGEIRGKDGVTSGKEERRGGRLCDESKGKEKERTLNHRAKETNRLKSSGADGKGKLCAKGENKGGRGKLNHSLSNQVYLTAMVVPRTPVAPRKEDKTKVQGQNHDRKSSQSNSEGGSNRMSISSDTEGPPPEPLHPPLSHRANPDIREEEGEGALSSTGKAHDSPESFLEGETKSEIDCPPSEAEPRQGKGDDKSESTESTKSICTSDPLAPQTIPKSEASALLNYDSVKYTMVVDEHAQLELVSLKDCLHSKSGHKEDSDTETVYQSANEEEDPEYKEERKRKEEAKKQEWRKEEEMRRKEEEKKMKEDLKRRRDEEVKRRREVVARVCKHPKAIPAKTSEEEESNGGKASAPRSKKFLNLFSTDSDYSSTGAGSFSMFSCVLDGVERQQSHRAVYRFVPRHADELYLETDDPVLILKQSEDLWCQGYNMRTGATGIFPAFYAVRVSKNTNKGQKDGWIEQFLVRFLGSVQVPSHKGNDVLCAAMRKVAYNRRLAGQPPSACVLEVSVRGVKISVQDQCHSAHRGEQCFHFFHLKNISFCGCHPKHSKYFGFITKHPDQHRFACHVMMAETSLHPLAKSVGKAFQQYYKEHIGYSCPTEDIFIE; translated from the exons GGGATCGAACGCAACCTGATAGTCAACCAAAAGCAGAGGACAAAGTCAGACCTTGTACCCGCCGCCCTGCCCCTAAAGCACCAACCAGCAATGGGTCCAACAGCAGAGCCAGCTCCCAAGCGGCAGCTGGCGGAACGCATGTCCGTCCACGGGAAAGAGAGCCAACaggggccacacacacacagtcctttAGCACACCGAGCAGCCAACGGAGAGGGGGCGCGGTGGGAGGAGGCagagggagaggaggaggaagaggagcaggtGCGATGAGGGAGAGAAACTTGGGGGAAATCAGAGGAAAGGATGGGGTGACATCAGGGAAGGaagaaagaagaggaggaagactgTGCGATGAGTCCAAGGGCAAGGAGAAAGAGCGAACATTAAACCACAGAGCTAAAGAAACAAATCGACTAAAAAGCTCAGGGGCAGATGGAAAGGGAAAGCTATGTGCTAAAGGGGAAAACAAAGGAGGGCGGGGGAAACTCAACCACTCGCTTTCTAACCAGGTTTACTTGACAGCCATGGTGGTCCCACGCACACCTGTAGCACCAAGAAAAGAGGACAAGACCAAGGTTCAAG GCCAAAACCATGACAGGAAAAGTTCCCAATCCAATAGCGAGGGGGGGTCCAACAGAATGTCCATTAGCTCAGACACAGAGGGACCCCCACCAGAACCCCTGCATCCCCCTCTATCCCACCGAGCTAACCCTGACATCAGAGAAGAAGAGGGAGAAGGAGCTCTATCTTCCACTGGGAAAGCCCATGATAGTCCAGAATCTTTCCTTGAAGGTGAAACTAAATCAGAGATAGACTGTCCCCCGTCAGAGGCTGAGCCAAGGCAAGGAAAGGGTGATGATAAGAGTGAGAGCACTGAAAGTACCAAATCTATCTGTACGAGCGATCCGTTAGCTCCACAGACTATACCAAAGAGTGAAGCCTCTGCATTGTTAAATTATGACTCTGTTAAATACACTATGGTGGTTGATGAACACGCCCAATTGGAACTGGTCAGCCTCAAGGACTGCTTGCACAGTAAGAGCGGACACAAGGAAGATAGTGATACAGAGACGGTCTATCAGTCAGCCAATGAGGAGGAAGACCCAGAGTATAAGGAGGAGAGGAAGAGAAAAGAGGAAGCAAAGAAGCAAG agtggaggaaagaagaagaaatgagaagaaaggaggaggagaagaagatgaaAGAAGACTTGAAGCGGCGGAGGGATGAGGAGGTGAAGAGGAGGCGGGAAGTGGTGGCAAGGGTCTGTAAGCACCCCAAGGCAATACCAGCCAAAACATCGGAGGAAGAGGAATCTAATGGAGGAAAAGCAAGTGCACCCAGAAGCAAGAAGTTTCTAAACCTGTTCTCTACTGACAGCGACTACAGTTCTACTG GTGCTGGCTCTTTTAGTATGTTTTCCTGTGTGTTGGATGGAGTGGAGAGACAGCAGAGCCACAGAGCTGTATACAG GTTTGTTCCCCGCCATGCTGATGAGTTGTACCTGGAGACAGATGACCCAGTCTTAATTCTCAAGCAGTCTGAGGACCTGTGGTGTCAGGGTTACAACATGAGGACTGGGGCTACTGGAATCTTCCCTGCCTTCTATGCCGTCAGGGTGTCCAAAAATACCAACAAAG GGCAAAAGGATGGTTGGATTGAACAGTTCCTGGTGCGATTCCTGGGTTCCGTTCAAGTCCCCAGTCATAAAGGCAACGATGTGCTGTGTGCTGCCATGAGGaag GTTGCATACAATAGGCGGCTAGCGGGACAGCCTCCCTCAGCCTGTGTGCTTGAGGTCAGTGTGAGAGGTGTGAAGATCAGTGTCCAGGACCAGTGTCACTCTGCTCACAGG GGAGAACAGTGTTTCCATTTCTTCCATTTGAAGAACATCTCATTCTGTGGCTGCCATCCAAAACACAGCAA gtattttggtttcatcaccaAACATCCTGACCAACATCGCTTTGCCTGCCATGTGATGATGGCAGAAACAAGTTTACATCCTCTGGCCAAGTCAGTGGG GAAGGCCTTCCAGCAGTATTACAAGGAACACATTGGCTACTCTTGTCCTACCGAAGACATCTTCATTGAATAG